Part of the Arachis hypogaea cultivar Tifrunner chromosome 6, arahy.Tifrunner.gnm2.J5K5, whole genome shotgun sequence genome, TTGCATCACTTGGAGCAGTCATCATTTCTAGACTATTTTCGTCTTCAGAGGTGCTGGGAGATGAAGAATGAAAGCTTTGCATATCCTGGGACTTATTAGAATTTGAACTTGGGCCTGCAACTCTGTCTACTGAGTGGAACTCATAACCAGAATAATCATCAGAAGAGAAGTTAACACCACTTCTGTTCATGTGACCACGTGGATGAAACATCCGCCTACTTACAACCTCATTAGAGCCATCATCAGCCCTTTCCGGATGAGGAGAAACAACTAGCTTGCTGTTGATGACAGTGAAAGTTATGTCTGTGGAGCAAGCTCCACATCGCACTTTCTGCCGATGACCCTTTAACATAACCAGCACCTTTTTAGGCAGCTGCAATAGCTCAAAGCAATTATGACATGTAATGAAGGGAGAACCACCGGCTATGGGACGGCAATGCTGTCTGCCACTAGCTAACATTACTTTTCGGGGACGGCTTCGCACAAAACCACTCATCTCACTAGGCCATCTATTATGCAACTGCTTTGGAGGAATGGCAGTTCTAGCATGTGGACCAAATGCACCTGGTATGTCGTGATTGTATAACATAGGATCATTTGGGGTATCAGGAAATCTGCTATTAGGCACTGGACCTCTGCGTTTGTTGTCATAGCAAtgaaaacaagaacaagaagatgggtgAAGCATTGCATTATGTGTGTATGGTTCATAATCTGTGCTACTATCAACATAGCGTCCGGGAAAGTAAGGATGCATTGATTGTTGTAGGAATTGATGTGGACCTCTCCTCAGCATTTGAGATGCATAAGGATCTCCATATCCAGGAATGTGATTCAGATTATGCATTGCAGGATGGAAGTTGGGCATAGCCATTTCATGACTGCTAGTATAAGCATATGGATCATGGCAATAATTGAAGTATGGGGGACCTGCAACATGTTTGTCAGGGTCAAAAAATTGTCTTGAAGTCCTGTTTTTTAGCCTTGATGATCCATCCGGAAACCAAGgatctggaggaatcatcctTTCAACCTTCTCTTTTGAGTCACTAACTGCTTCAGAAGATTTACCTAGCTGGCCCTTTAACTCATCCAACTTCCTTAGAAGCTCGGTTCGATCTTGCTCACCATTCTGGTTCCTCCATGAATAGCTATTTGAAGTGCCCTCATCAGGATGATTTGAAGTGGAAAATCTCACACTTTCCATATCAGCTCTAGGCTTGTCTCCATTTCGCCGGCTAGACATTCTCCCAGAGAATTTCGATGATCCTTCGTCGAAACCAGCCCGAGATTCGGGCTCCTCCCCTTCCCTTCCTATTGCTTTACCCACTTGATCTTTGCTGCCACTGACATCAACACCATTCTCAGAAACCCCTTTCTCGTTCGATTGAGTCGCCAAACTCTCATATCCATTATCTGGCTTAGTATCAACATTTGAAGTATAAGTGGGAGCAGctatgcttttctccaaagaattTTCTAGTTTTCCAGAATCTCCTCCAACCTTTCCCTCATCGGACTTCTCTGACAAGCTGCCACTTACATAACCTTTAAGCTTCGCtgcaaatcaaaatcaaagttcaaccacaatcagaatcagaatcaaaacCATTTTTTTGTTCTTGAGCAGAAAACAAATGACTAATATATCAACATGATTATCGTAACAGAGCTACCTTAATTTTATTGAACATGAAATCTCCGAAGCTTAGCAAAa contains:
- the LOC112695331 gene encoding uncharacterized protein isoform X1, producing the protein MADSTKVRLVRCPKCENLLPELADYSLYQCGGCGAVLRAKLKGYVSGSLSEKSDEGKVGGDSGKLENSLEKSIAAPTYTSNVDTKPDNGYESLATQSNEKGVSENGVDVSGSKDQVGKAIGREGEEPESRAGFDEGSSKFSGRMSSRRNGDKPRADMESVRFSTSNHPDEGTSNSYSWRNQNGEQDRTELLRKLDELKGQLGKSSEAVSDSKEKVERMIPPDPWFPDGSSRLKNRTSRQFFDPDKHVAGPPYFNYCHDPYAYTSSHEMAMPNFHPAMHNLNHIPGYGDPYASQMLRRGPHQFLQQSMHPYFPGRYVDSSTDYEPYTHNAMLHPSSCSCFHCYDNKRRGPVPNSRFPDTPNDPMLYNHDIPGAFGPHARTAIPPKQLHNRWPSEMSGFVRSRPRKVMLASGRQHCRPIAGGSPFITCHNCFELLQLPKKVLVMLKGHRQKVRCGACSTDITFTVINSKLVVSPHPERADDGSNEVVSRRMFHPRGHMNRSGVNFSSDDYSGYEFHSVDRVAGPSSNSNKSQDMQSFHSSSPSTSEDENSLEMMTAPSDATKAINKGSSSPPAGSPLQEYFDYSNNNYAVNRFGKGNRSSRSEQEKAKVDKVTSRQNSLKEAAVATEMDVHDYSNTAVSLDSRDDHPKSNKGTDSFLANIIKKSFRDFSRSAQTDDRSKINVTVNGHPISDRVLKKAEKLAGPIQPGNYWYDFRAGFWGVMGGPCLGIIPPFIDEFNYPLSDKCSGGNTGVFVNGRELHLKDLDLLAGRGLPTERDRSYIIEISGRVLDEDTGEELESLGKLAPTVEKVKHGFGMKVPRPAA
- the LOC112695331 gene encoding uncharacterized protein isoform X2 — its product is MADSTKVRLVRCPKCENLLPELADYSLYQCGGCGAVLRAKLKGYVSGSLSEKSDEGKVGGDSGKLENSLEKSIAAPTYTSNVDTKPDNGYESLATQSNEKGVSENGVDVSGSKDQVGKAIGREGEEPESRAGFDEGSSKFSGRMSSRRNGDKPRADMESVRFSTSNHPDEGTSNSYSWRNQNGEQDRTELLRKLDELKGQLGKSSEAVSDSKEKVERMIPPDPWFPDGSSRLKNRTSRQFFDPDKHVAGPPYFNYCHDPYAYTSSHEMAMPNFHPAMHNLNHIPGYGDPYASQMLRRGPHQFLQQSMHPYFPGRYVDSSTDYEPYTHNAMLHPSSCSCFHCYDNKRRGPVPNSRFPDTPNDPMLYNHDIPGAFGPHARTAIPPKQLHNRWPSEMSGFVRSRPRKVMLASGRQHCRPIAGGSPFITCHNCFELLQLPKKVLVMLKGHRQKVRCGACSTDITFTVINSKLVVSPHPERADDGSNEVVSRRMFHPRGHMNRSGVNFSSDDYSGYEFHSVDRVAGPSSNSNKSQDMQSFHSSSPSTSEDENSLEMMTAPSDATKAINKGSSSPPAGSPLQEYFDYSNNNYAVNRFGKGNRSSRSEQEKAKVDKVTSRQNSLKEAAVATEMDVHDYSNTAVSLDSRDDHPKSNKGTDSFLANIIKKSFRDFSRSAQTDDRSKINVTVNGHPISDRVLKKAEKLAGFWGVMGGPCLGIIPPFIDEFNYPLSDKCSGGNTGVFVNGRELHLKDLDLLAGRGLPTERDRSYIIEISGRVLDEDTGEELESLGKLAPTVEKVKHGFGMKVPRPAA
- the LOC112695331 gene encoding uncharacterized protein isoform X3, encoding MSSRRNGDKPRADMESVRFSTSNHPDEGTSNSYSWRNQNGEQDRTELLRKLDELKGQLGKSSEAVSDSKEKVERMIPPDPWFPDGSSRLKNRTSRQFFDPDKHVAGPPYFNYCHDPYAYTSSHEMAMPNFHPAMHNLNHIPGYGDPYASQMLRRGPHQFLQQSMHPYFPGRYVDSSTDYEPYTHNAMLHPSSCSCFHCYDNKRRGPVPNSRFPDTPNDPMLYNHDIPGAFGPHARTAIPPKQLHNRWPSEMSGFVRSRPRKVMLASGRQHCRPIAGGSPFITCHNCFELLQLPKKVLVMLKGHRQKVRCGACSTDITFTVINSKLVVSPHPERADDGSNEVVSRRMFHPRGHMNRSGVNFSSDDYSGYEFHSVDRVAGPSSNSNKSQDMQSFHSSSPSTSEDENSLEMMTAPSDATKAINKGSSSPPAGSPLQEYFDYSNNNYAVNRFGKGNRSSRSEQEKAKVDKVTSRQNSLKEAAVATEMDVHDYSNTAVSLDSRDDHPKSNKGTDSFLANIIKKSFRDFSRSAQTDDRSKINVTVNGHPISDRVLKKAEKLAGPIQPGNYWYDFRAGFWGVMGGPCLGIIPPFIDEFNYPLSDKCSGGNTGVFVNGRELHLKDLDLLAGRGLPTERDRSYIIEISGRVLDEDTGEELESLGKLAPTVEKVKHGFGMKVPRPAA